The Daucus carota subsp. sativus chromosome 9, DH1 v3.0, whole genome shotgun sequence genome window below encodes:
- the LOC108203493 gene encoding protein FAR1-RELATED SEQUENCE 5-like, whose translation MNSFFDEFVNASTGLKEFIENSQKALEKQYLREREADYEKKNKERSKITSSSLENHAASTYMKEMFRRFQHELKESGAYVVIKKKSNAIYQHYEAYKTTVQEEYRKYYVLIVIENGTITCACRKFESLGILCRHIIRYLYKMQRSEIPKQCITLRWMVGGNERVGALQHKRPKIGNFLLKGIC comes from the coding sequence ATGAATTCTTTCTTCGATGAATTTGTCAATGCTAGTACCGGTTTGAAAGAGTTTATAGAGAATTCACAGAAAGCGTTGGAGAAACAATATTTACGTGAAAGAGAGGCTGATTATGAAAAAAAGAACAAGGAAAGGTCCAaaataacatcatcatcattggaGAATCATGCGGCATCTACTTACATGAAAGAAATGTTTAGACGTTTTCAACACGAACTTAAAGAAAGTGGAGCTTATGTCGTGATTAAGAAAAAGAGCAATGCAATTTACCAGCATTACGAGGCATACAAAACAACGGTCCAAGAGGAGTATAGAAAATACTATGTTTTGATCGTCATCGAGAATGGCACCATAACTTGTGCTTGTCGAAAATTTGAAAGTTTGGGAATCCTTTGTCGTCATATTATTCGATACTTGTATAAGATGCAACGGTCAGAGATTCCTAAGCAGTGCATCACTTTGAGATGGATGGTTGGAGGCAATGAAAGAGTGGGAGCCTTACAACACAAGCGTCCAAAAATTGGTAATTTTcttctgaaaggcatatgttaa